The following proteins come from a genomic window of Buchnera aphidicola (Cinara strobi):
- the leuC gene encoding 3-isopropylmalate dehydratase large subunit: MNTTLYQKIFNSHLIYENKNITPIIYIDLHLIHEVTSPQAFEGLRVKNRTVRCPNKTIATMDHNVPTISRNINDSSEMAQLQMQTLIKNCKESKISCYQLDDINQGIVHIVGPEQGMTLPGMTIVCGDSHTSTHGAFGALAFGIGTSEVEHVLATQTLPQNRMKNMKIYIYGQLNKNVYAKDIILKIINNIGVSGGVGYVVEFTGPIIKNMSMESRMTICNMAIEMGAKSGIIQPDSITYEYLQNRNFSPKNRSWSEYKRLWNSLKSDPESVFEKDISIDISSLSPQITWGTNPSQVMDIDANIPELKSFSDSNTREDVKKSLDYMGLNPGSSLLDLPVDKVFIGSCTNSRIEDLRVVASVVKNKVISSKVDAFIVPGSGLVKRQAEQEGLDKVFKRSGFQWRHPGCSMCLGMNEDQLKPKERCASTSNRNFEGRQGVLGRTHLMSPWLAAQTALYGKFVNVNNFPHKNHI, from the coding sequence TAAAAATATAACTCCAATTATTTATATTGATTTACATTTGATTCATGAAGTAACATCTCCTCAGGCATTTGAAGGATTGCGTGTAAAAAATAGAACTGTTCGCTGTCCAAACAAAACTATTGCTACCATGGATCATAATGTTCCTACTATTTCAAGGAATATTAATGATTCTTCTGAAATGGCGCAATTGCAAATGCAAACATTAATAAAAAATTGTAAAGAATCAAAAATTTCTTGTTATCAATTAGATGATATTAATCAAGGAATTGTACATATTGTTGGCCCTGAGCAAGGAATGACCTTACCTGGAATGACAATTGTTTGCGGTGATTCACATACATCTACACATGGTGCATTTGGGGCGCTAGCTTTTGGTATTGGGACTTCTGAGGTAGAGCATGTTCTTGCTACTCAAACTTTACCTCAAAATCGCATGAAAAATATGAAAATATATATTTATGGTCAATTAAATAAAAATGTATATGCAAAAGATATAATCTTAAAAATTATTAATAACATAGGTGTTTCAGGAGGGGTTGGTTATGTTGTTGAATTTACAGGTCCTATCATAAAAAATATGAGCATGGAAAGTCGAATGACAATTTGTAATATGGCTATTGAGATGGGAGCAAAATCCGGAATTATTCAGCCTGACTCTATAACTTATGAGTATTTACAAAATAGAAATTTTTCTCCTAAGAATCGTTCTTGGAGTGAGTATAAAAGATTATGGAATTCTCTTAAATCTGATCCAGAATCTGTTTTTGAAAAAGATATTTCTATAGACATATCTTCTTTATCTCCTCAAATTACCTGGGGGACTAATCCTTCTCAAGTAATGGATATTGATGCTAATATTCCTGAATTAAAATCTTTTAGTGATTCAAATACACGAGAAGATGTAAAAAAATCTTTAGATTATATGGGATTAAATCCTGGTTCTAGTTTATTAGATCTCCCAGTAGATAAAGTTTTTATTGGTTCTTGTACTAATTCTCGTATTGAGGATTTAAGAGTCGTAGCTTCTGTAGTAAAAAATAAAGTAATTTCTAGTAAAGTTGACGCTTTTATTGTTCCAGGTTCTGGTTTAGTAAAAAGACAAGCAGAACAGGAAGGTCTGGATAAAGTATTTAAAAGATCTGGTTTTCAATGGAGGCATCCTGGTTGTTCAATGTGTTTAGGTATGAATGAAGATCAATTGAAACCTAAAGAAAGATGCGCTTCTACTAGTAACAGAAATTTTGAGGGAAGGCAGGGGGTACTAGGGCGAACTCATTTAATGAGCCCGTGGCTAGCTGCTCAAACTGCTTTATATGGAAAATTTGTTAATGTTAATAATTTTCCTCATAAAAACCATATTTAA
- the leuD gene encoding 3-isopropylmalate dehydratase small subunit → MMQNFTKYVGIVAPFEASNIDTDIIIPKQFLQKITKTGFGKHLFHNWRFSDDCGFVENPQFILNKKDYRNASILLTRNNFGCGSSREHAVWALTGYGFKVIIAHSFSDIFLNNCLNNRLLLISLSNSIIDKMFFIVNNNIGINCTVDLLKEKIFIGKHHFSFIIDCVKKQSIMYGFDNIDYTLKHEKKIKLYEKINKQYDLI, encoded by the coding sequence ATTATGCAAAATTTTACAAAATATGTTGGAATTGTTGCTCCTTTTGAGGCATCAAATATTGATACGGATATAATTATCCCCAAACAGTTTTTACAAAAAATAACTAAAACTGGATTTGGAAAACATTTATTTCATAACTGGAGATTTTCAGACGATTGTGGTTTTGTGGAAAATCCTCAATTTATTTTAAATAAAAAAGATTATCGAAATGCTAGTATTTTATTAACACGTAATAATTTTGGATGCGGTTCTTCAAGGGAACACGCTGTTTGGGCTTTAACGGGATATGGTTTTAAAGTAATTATTGCTCATAGTTTTTCTGATATTTTTTTAAATAATTGTCTCAATAATAGATTGTTGCTGATTTCTTTGTCTAATTCAATAATAGATAAAATGTTCTTTATAGTAAACAATAATATAGGCATCAACTGCACTGTTGACCTGTTAAAAGAAAAAATATTTATAGGTAAACATCATTTTTCTTTTATTATTGACTGTGTTAAAAAACAATCCATTATGTATGGTTTTGATAATATTGATTATACATTGAAGCATGAAAAGAAAATTAAATTATATGAAAAAATTAATAAACAATATGATTTAATTTAA